The following coding sequences are from one Leptospira ellinghausenii window:
- a CDS encoding TetR/AcrR family transcriptional regulator has product MPKIVDHNLYRMELLSKSLPIFVSKGVASVSMRELAKELGVSTGTLYHYFPTKETLFSSMVKHLVMTDAEAIQKLSEETTSIIDIMNFVSGKEGHFLNLMLLAVDIKRQHSESKELVKLVEESFIAYESALNRFFPKETEGKGGKAFLAFFVGVLFLKSKGDEHTPWIDLFEGLRYVGDLLTWDSNQS; this is encoded by the coding sequence ATGCCAAAGATTGTAGATCATAATTTGTATCGAATGGAGTTACTTTCCAAATCCCTACCAATCTTTGTCTCCAAAGGGGTAGCCTCTGTTTCGATGAGGGAACTTGCTAAAGAACTAGGAGTTTCAACTGGTACCTTGTATCATTATTTCCCAACAAAAGAGACTTTGTTTTCTTCGATGGTAAAACATCTAGTGATGACAGATGCAGAGGCAATCCAAAAATTATCAGAAGAAACAACAAGTATCATTGATATTATGAATTTTGTTTCAGGAAAAGAAGGGCATTTTTTGAATTTGATGTTACTCGCAGTTGATATCAAAAGGCAACATTCAGAATCTAAAGAATTGGTAAAATTGGTAGAAGAATCTTTTATCGCTTATGAAAGTGCACTCAATCGGTTTTTTCCAAAAGAAACAGAAGGGAAGGGTGGCAAAGCCTTCCTTGCTTTTTTTGTTGGAGTTTTATTTTTAAAATCCAAGGGAGACGAACACACTCCTTGGATTGATTTGTTTGAAGGATTAAGGTATGTAGGTGATTTACTCACTTGGGATTCCAATCAATCGTAA